One genomic segment of Streptomyces sp. TLI_146 includes these proteins:
- a CDS encoding ester cyclase, translated as MVDDNKKAVRGFFEAVSDRRMEDLPRFMAHDVVDHNKIIHGEADEPGAAFEGLRQQLAAFDPLTVRVDELIGEGDRVVARVTQRGVHGGTHPRMPEPTGRSFDVEAIWIFTLVEGRIAEIRAVSDRLGLFLQLGWDWPQV; from the coding sequence GTGGTGGACGACAACAAGAAGGCAGTGCGGGGCTTCTTCGAGGCGGTCAGCGACCGTCGGATGGAGGACCTGCCCCGGTTCATGGCGCACGACGTCGTGGACCACAACAAGATCATCCACGGTGAGGCCGACGAGCCGGGTGCCGCGTTCGAGGGGCTGCGCCAGCAGCTCGCCGCGTTCGACCCACTCACCGTCCGCGTCGACGAACTGATCGGGGAGGGGGACCGGGTGGTCGCCCGGGTCACCCAGCGCGGTGTCCACGGCGGCACCCACCCCCGGATGCCCGAGCCGACCGGCCGGAGCTTCGACGTCGAGGCCATCTGGATCTTCACGCTGGTCGAGGGCAGGATCGCGGAGATCCGGGCGGTCAGCGACCGCCTCGGCCTCTTCCTTCAGCTCGGCTGGGACTGGCCGCAGGTCTAG
- a CDS encoding FABP family protein, whose protein sequence is MFDPVLDNPYPDSLRSDDVPAPHELLAPVLGLLGTWHGRGQGGYPTISGDFSYAQEVTFSHDGRPFLRYEARAWLLGAEDTPLRPSARESGWWRLQPDGRVEALITQPTGIAEIAVGYAGENTVDLSTHQVALTPTAKEVDATRRRYTLTDDDDTLTFVHDLAAVGQPLQHHLSARLRRKA, encoded by the coding sequence GTGTTCGACCCCGTACTGGACAACCCGTATCCCGACAGCCTGCGGAGCGACGACGTGCCCGCGCCGCACGAGTTGCTCGCGCCGGTGCTCGGCCTCCTCGGGACCTGGCACGGCCGGGGTCAGGGCGGGTATCCGACGATCAGCGGGGACTTCAGCTACGCGCAGGAGGTCACCTTCAGCCACGACGGCCGCCCCTTCCTGCGTTACGAGGCGCGGGCCTGGCTGCTCGGCGCCGAGGACACCCCGCTGCGCCCCTCCGCCCGGGAGAGCGGCTGGTGGCGGCTACAGCCCGACGGCCGAGTGGAGGCGCTGATCACCCAGCCGACCGGCATCGCGGAGATCGCGGTCGGTTACGCGGGCGAGAACACGGTCGACCTCTCCACCCACCAGGTGGCCCTCACCCCCACCGCCAAGGAGGTCGACGCCACCCGCCGCCGGTACACCCTCACCGACGACGACGACACGCTCACCTTCGTCCACGACCTCGCGGCGGTCGGCCAGCCGCTCCAGCATCACCTCTCGGCACGCCTGCGGCGCAAGGCGTAG